One window of the Perca flavescens isolate YP-PL-M2 chromosome 16, PFLA_1.0, whole genome shotgun sequence genome contains the following:
- the arhgap24 gene encoding rho GTPase-activating protein 24 isoform X3, translating to MDLNSNPGGDRERMTANHETYLLMASTQNDMEDWVKTIRRVIWAPFGGGIFGQKLEETVRYERRFGNKLAPMLVEQCVDFIRQWGLREEGLFRLPGQANLVKELQDAFDCGEKPSFDCNTDVHTVASLLKLYLRELPEPVVPFHKYDDFLACAKLLSKDDEMGMKELRKLVENLPPVNYNLLKYICRFLDEVQSYSGVNKMSVQNLATVFGPNILRPKVEDPVAIMEGTVLVQQLMAVLIGRHDVLFPLDEDSPTVLELVNNNIELQQRQATTTTSAITTVSQNAENNNTQVVRQCVWEAPESPSHRQHVDNSGSPRSASPRNGVIGRFDITRSPPLTVKKNPAFSKGSGIVTNGSFSSSPSSDPSQEKSQTLTGGGGSLLVRRSGTLKGSGTKMGTGGVTGGSSSGGNGTGVVRMGISGADIVTGSLNGRSGHWVTNGCVTLRENNKTRDCPKGDQTANQNRLSTYDNVQLNHQNVQQQNHITNTCLNSSCEDKQSVDSATWSTSSCEISLPDNSTSCRSSTTTCPEQDFYGGQYEDLDGPAQDNEPPQPGGGREGEGRNSNSNREGSGGGAGRSSRGTSSSDNSDVYTVGNGPGSHSALHSLVASLKQEMNKQKTEYEARIKSLEQRNLELETEMVSLNEELDQERKKYTMAEIKLRNAERAKDDAERRNQMLQKEMEQFFSTFSDLTATGNTTATDPRRPDRNNTIWIK from the exons ATGGATCTTAACTCCAACCCAG ggggagacagagagcggATGACAGCCAACCATGAGACCTACCTTCTTATGGCCAGCACCCAGAATGACATGGAGGATTGGGTGAAGACGATCCGCAGAGTCATCTGGGCTCCTTTTGGTGGAG GGATCTTCGGTCAGAAGTTGGAGGAAACTGTGCGGTATGAGCGCCGGTTTGGGAACAAGTTGGCCCCTATGTTGGTAGAGCAGTGTGTGGATTTCATCCGGCAGTGGGGCCTTCGGGAGGAGGGCCTTTTCAGACTCCCAGGACAGGCCAACCTGGTCAAAGAGCTGCAGGATGCCTTCGACTGTGGAGAAAAACCCTCTTTTGATTG TAACACAGACGTGCATACAGTAGCCTCTCTACTGAAGCTGTATCTCAGAGAGCTGCCGGAGCCCGTCGTCCCCTTCCACAAGTATGATGATTTTCTGGCCTGCGCCAAGCTCCTCAGCAAAGATGATGAAATG GGTATGAAGGAGTTGAGAAAGCTTGTGGAGAATCTACCTCCAGTGAACTACAACCTTCTCAAGTACATCTGCAG ATTTCTAGATGAAGTCCAGTCATATTCAGGAGTGAATAAAATGAGCGTCCAAAACTTGGCCACAGTCTTTGGGCCAAATATCTTGAGGCCAAAAGTCGAGGATCCAGTCGCTATTATGGAAG GTACTGTTCTGGTCCAGCAGCTCATGGCCGTTTTGATTGGCCGCCACGACGTGCTCTTCCCTCTGGATGAGGACAGCCCCACGGTCCTTGAGCTCGTCAACAACAACATTGAGCTACAACAGCGACAAGCCACCACAACTACCTCTGCGATCACTACAGTATCTCAGAACGCCgagaacaacaacacacaggtgGTGCGGCAGTGTGTTTGGGAAGCACCCGAGTCTCCGTCGCACCGCCAACACGTGGACAACAGTGGGTCCCCGCGATCAGCAAGCCCTCGTAATGGTGTCATAGGACGCTTTGACATCACCCGCAGTCCACCACTGACTGTTAAAAAGAACCCCGCTTTCAGCAAAGGCAGTGGGATTGTTACAAATGGCTCCTTCAGCTCCTCGCCGTCTTCAGACCCCAGTCAAGAAAAGAGCCAGACTTTgactggtggtggtgggagtTTATTGGTGCGGCGCAGTGGGACGCTCAAAGGATCCGGCACGAAAATGGGCACCGGTGGCGTGACAGGTGGAAGCAGCTCCGGAGGGAATGGGACTGGAGTTGTGCGCATGGGCATTTCCGGCGCTGATATCGTCACAGGGAGTCTGAACGGCCGCAGTGGTCATTGGGTAACAAATGGCTGCGTCACGTTAcgagaaaacaacaaaacacgTGACTGCCCCAAGGGGGATCAAACAGCCAATCAAAACCGTCTGTCCACGTATGACAATGTCCAGTTAAACCATCAGAACgtgcagcagcagaaccacATCACCAACACGTGTCTGAACAGCAGCTGCGAGGACAAGCAGAGTGTAGACAGCGCCACCTGGTCCACCTCTTCCTGTGAAATCTCTCTTCCTGACAACTCCACTTCCTGTCGCTCCTCCACCACTACCTGCCCTGAGCAGGACTTTTATGGAGGTCAATATGAAGACCTGGATGGACCAGCACAGGACAATGAGCCTCCCCAGCCTGGCGGCGGAAGAGAAGGGGAGGGCagaaacagcaacagcaacagagaAGGCAGTGGAGGTGGAGCAGGAAGGAGCAGTCGGGGCACCAGCAGTAGTGATAATAGTGATGTTTACACTGTTGGCAATGGACCCGGCAGTCACAGTGCTCTGCACAGTTTAGTGGCCAGTCTCAAACAGGAGATGAACAAGCAGAAGACCGAGTACGAGGCCAGGATAAAGAG CTTGGAGCAGCGTAACTTGGAGCTGGAGACGGAGATGGTCAGCCTCAATGAAGAGCTGGACCAGGAGAGAAAGAAGTACACCATGGCGGAGATCAAGCTGCGCAACGCCGAGCGTGCCAAGGACGACGCTGAGCGGCGGAATCAGATGCTGCAGAAAGAGATGGAGCAGTTTTTCTCCACGTTTAGTGACCTCACTGCGACTGGCAACACCACAGCCACCGACCCCCGCCGACCAGATCGTAACAACACCATCTGGATAAAGTGA
- the arhgap24 gene encoding rho GTPase-activating protein 24 isoform X2: MDMVHQAIHSLPQYGICDLLSSHQGGDRERMTANHETYLLMASTQNDMEDWVKTIRRVIWAPFGGGIFGQKLEETVRYERRFGNKLAPMLVEQCVDFIRQWGLREEGLFRLPGQANLVKELQDAFDCGEKPSFDCNTDVHTVASLLKLYLRELPEPVVPFHKYDDFLACAKLLSKDDEMGMKELRKLVENLPPVNYNLLKYICRFLDEVQSYSGVNKMSVQNLATVFGPNILRPKVEDPVAIMEGTVLVQQLMAVLIGRHDVLFPLDEDSPTVLELVNNNIELQQRQATTTTSAITTVSQNAENNNTQVVRQCVWEAPESPSHRQHVDNSGSPRSASPRNGVIGRFDITRSPPLTVKKNPAFSKGSGIVTNGSFSSSPSSDPSQEKSQTLTGGGGSLLVRRSGTLKGSGTKMGTGGVTGGSSSGGNGTGVVRMGISGADIVTGSLNGRSGHWVTNGCVTLRENNKTRDCPKGDQTANQNRLSTYDNVQLNHQNVQQQNHITNTCLNSSCEDKQSVDSATWSTSSCEISLPDNSTSCRSSTTTCPEQDFYGGQYEDLDGPAQDNEPPQPGGGREGEGRNSNSNREGSGGGAGRSSRGTSSSDNSDVYTVGNGPGSHSALHSLVASLKQEMNKQKTEYEARIKSLEQRNLELETEMVSLNEELDQERKKYTMAEIKLRNAERAKDDAERRNQMLQKEMEQFFSTFSDLTATGNTTATDPRRPDRNNTIWIK, from the exons ATGGACATGGTTCATCAGGCGATTCATAGTTTACCACAATACGGAATATGTGATTTACTATCCTCACATCAAG ggggagacagagagcggATGACAGCCAACCATGAGACCTACCTTCTTATGGCCAGCACCCAGAATGACATGGAGGATTGGGTGAAGACGATCCGCAGAGTCATCTGGGCTCCTTTTGGTGGAG GGATCTTCGGTCAGAAGTTGGAGGAAACTGTGCGGTATGAGCGCCGGTTTGGGAACAAGTTGGCCCCTATGTTGGTAGAGCAGTGTGTGGATTTCATCCGGCAGTGGGGCCTTCGGGAGGAGGGCCTTTTCAGACTCCCAGGACAGGCCAACCTGGTCAAAGAGCTGCAGGATGCCTTCGACTGTGGAGAAAAACCCTCTTTTGATTG TAACACAGACGTGCATACAGTAGCCTCTCTACTGAAGCTGTATCTCAGAGAGCTGCCGGAGCCCGTCGTCCCCTTCCACAAGTATGATGATTTTCTGGCCTGCGCCAAGCTCCTCAGCAAAGATGATGAAATG GGTATGAAGGAGTTGAGAAAGCTTGTGGAGAATCTACCTCCAGTGAACTACAACCTTCTCAAGTACATCTGCAG ATTTCTAGATGAAGTCCAGTCATATTCAGGAGTGAATAAAATGAGCGTCCAAAACTTGGCCACAGTCTTTGGGCCAAATATCTTGAGGCCAAAAGTCGAGGATCCAGTCGCTATTATGGAAG GTACTGTTCTGGTCCAGCAGCTCATGGCCGTTTTGATTGGCCGCCACGACGTGCTCTTCCCTCTGGATGAGGACAGCCCCACGGTCCTTGAGCTCGTCAACAACAACATTGAGCTACAACAGCGACAAGCCACCACAACTACCTCTGCGATCACTACAGTATCTCAGAACGCCgagaacaacaacacacaggtgGTGCGGCAGTGTGTTTGGGAAGCACCCGAGTCTCCGTCGCACCGCCAACACGTGGACAACAGTGGGTCCCCGCGATCAGCAAGCCCTCGTAATGGTGTCATAGGACGCTTTGACATCACCCGCAGTCCACCACTGACTGTTAAAAAGAACCCCGCTTTCAGCAAAGGCAGTGGGATTGTTACAAATGGCTCCTTCAGCTCCTCGCCGTCTTCAGACCCCAGTCAAGAAAAGAGCCAGACTTTgactggtggtggtgggagtTTATTGGTGCGGCGCAGTGGGACGCTCAAAGGATCCGGCACGAAAATGGGCACCGGTGGCGTGACAGGTGGAAGCAGCTCCGGAGGGAATGGGACTGGAGTTGTGCGCATGGGCATTTCCGGCGCTGATATCGTCACAGGGAGTCTGAACGGCCGCAGTGGTCATTGGGTAACAAATGGCTGCGTCACGTTAcgagaaaacaacaaaacacgTGACTGCCCCAAGGGGGATCAAACAGCCAATCAAAACCGTCTGTCCACGTATGACAATGTCCAGTTAAACCATCAGAACgtgcagcagcagaaccacATCACCAACACGTGTCTGAACAGCAGCTGCGAGGACAAGCAGAGTGTAGACAGCGCCACCTGGTCCACCTCTTCCTGTGAAATCTCTCTTCCTGACAACTCCACTTCCTGTCGCTCCTCCACCACTACCTGCCCTGAGCAGGACTTTTATGGAGGTCAATATGAAGACCTGGATGGACCAGCACAGGACAATGAGCCTCCCCAGCCTGGCGGCGGAAGAGAAGGGGAGGGCagaaacagcaacagcaacagagaAGGCAGTGGAGGTGGAGCAGGAAGGAGCAGTCGGGGCACCAGCAGTAGTGATAATAGTGATGTTTACACTGTTGGCAATGGACCCGGCAGTCACAGTGCTCTGCACAGTTTAGTGGCCAGTCTCAAACAGGAGATGAACAAGCAGAAGACCGAGTACGAGGCCAGGATAAAGAG CTTGGAGCAGCGTAACTTGGAGCTGGAGACGGAGATGGTCAGCCTCAATGAAGAGCTGGACCAGGAGAGAAAGAAGTACACCATGGCGGAGATCAAGCTGCGCAACGCCGAGCGTGCCAAGGACGACGCTGAGCGGCGGAATCAGATGCTGCAGAAAGAGATGGAGCAGTTTTTCTCCACGTTTAGTGACCTCACTGCGACTGGCAACACCACAGCCACCGACCCCCGCCGACCAGATCGTAACAACACCATCTGGATAAAGTGA
- the arhgap24 gene encoding rho GTPase-activating protein 24 isoform X4, translating to MTANHETYLLMASTQNDMEDWVKTIRRVIWAPFGGGIFGQKLEETVRYERRFGNKLAPMLVEQCVDFIRQWGLREEGLFRLPGQANLVKELQDAFDCGEKPSFDCNTDVHTVASLLKLYLRELPEPVVPFHKYDDFLACAKLLSKDDEMGMKELRKLVENLPPVNYNLLKYICRFLDEVQSYSGVNKMSVQNLATVFGPNILRPKVEDPVAIMEGTVLVQQLMAVLIGRHDVLFPLDEDSPTVLELVNNNIELQQRQATTTTSAITTVSQNAENNNTQVVRQCVWEAPESPSHRQHVDNSGSPRSASPRNGVIGRFDITRSPPLTVKKNPAFSKGSGIVTNGSFSSSPSSDPSQEKSQTLTGGGGSLLVRRSGTLKGSGTKMGTGGVTGGSSSGGNGTGVVRMGISGADIVTGSLNGRSGHWVTNGCVTLRENNKTRDCPKGDQTANQNRLSTYDNVQLNHQNVQQQNHITNTCLNSSCEDKQSVDSATWSTSSCEISLPDNSTSCRSSTTTCPEQDFYGGQYEDLDGPAQDNEPPQPGGGREGEGRNSNSNREGSGGGAGRSSRGTSSSDNSDVYTVGNGPGSHSALHSLVASLKQEMNKQKTEYEARIKSLEQRNLELETEMVSLNEELDQERKKYTMAEIKLRNAERAKDDAERRNQMLQKEMEQFFSTFSDLTATGNTTATDPRRPDRNNTIWIK from the exons ATGACAGCCAACCATGAGACCTACCTTCTTATGGCCAGCACCCAGAATGACATGGAGGATTGGGTGAAGACGATCCGCAGAGTCATCTGGGCTCCTTTTGGTGGAG GGATCTTCGGTCAGAAGTTGGAGGAAACTGTGCGGTATGAGCGCCGGTTTGGGAACAAGTTGGCCCCTATGTTGGTAGAGCAGTGTGTGGATTTCATCCGGCAGTGGGGCCTTCGGGAGGAGGGCCTTTTCAGACTCCCAGGACAGGCCAACCTGGTCAAAGAGCTGCAGGATGCCTTCGACTGTGGAGAAAAACCCTCTTTTGATTG TAACACAGACGTGCATACAGTAGCCTCTCTACTGAAGCTGTATCTCAGAGAGCTGCCGGAGCCCGTCGTCCCCTTCCACAAGTATGATGATTTTCTGGCCTGCGCCAAGCTCCTCAGCAAAGATGATGAAATG GGTATGAAGGAGTTGAGAAAGCTTGTGGAGAATCTACCTCCAGTGAACTACAACCTTCTCAAGTACATCTGCAG ATTTCTAGATGAAGTCCAGTCATATTCAGGAGTGAATAAAATGAGCGTCCAAAACTTGGCCACAGTCTTTGGGCCAAATATCTTGAGGCCAAAAGTCGAGGATCCAGTCGCTATTATGGAAG GTACTGTTCTGGTCCAGCAGCTCATGGCCGTTTTGATTGGCCGCCACGACGTGCTCTTCCCTCTGGATGAGGACAGCCCCACGGTCCTTGAGCTCGTCAACAACAACATTGAGCTACAACAGCGACAAGCCACCACAACTACCTCTGCGATCACTACAGTATCTCAGAACGCCgagaacaacaacacacaggtgGTGCGGCAGTGTGTTTGGGAAGCACCCGAGTCTCCGTCGCACCGCCAACACGTGGACAACAGTGGGTCCCCGCGATCAGCAAGCCCTCGTAATGGTGTCATAGGACGCTTTGACATCACCCGCAGTCCACCACTGACTGTTAAAAAGAACCCCGCTTTCAGCAAAGGCAGTGGGATTGTTACAAATGGCTCCTTCAGCTCCTCGCCGTCTTCAGACCCCAGTCAAGAAAAGAGCCAGACTTTgactggtggtggtgggagtTTATTGGTGCGGCGCAGTGGGACGCTCAAAGGATCCGGCACGAAAATGGGCACCGGTGGCGTGACAGGTGGAAGCAGCTCCGGAGGGAATGGGACTGGAGTTGTGCGCATGGGCATTTCCGGCGCTGATATCGTCACAGGGAGTCTGAACGGCCGCAGTGGTCATTGGGTAACAAATGGCTGCGTCACGTTAcgagaaaacaacaaaacacgTGACTGCCCCAAGGGGGATCAAACAGCCAATCAAAACCGTCTGTCCACGTATGACAATGTCCAGTTAAACCATCAGAACgtgcagcagcagaaccacATCACCAACACGTGTCTGAACAGCAGCTGCGAGGACAAGCAGAGTGTAGACAGCGCCACCTGGTCCACCTCTTCCTGTGAAATCTCTCTTCCTGACAACTCCACTTCCTGTCGCTCCTCCACCACTACCTGCCCTGAGCAGGACTTTTATGGAGGTCAATATGAAGACCTGGATGGACCAGCACAGGACAATGAGCCTCCCCAGCCTGGCGGCGGAAGAGAAGGGGAGGGCagaaacagcaacagcaacagagaAGGCAGTGGAGGTGGAGCAGGAAGGAGCAGTCGGGGCACCAGCAGTAGTGATAATAGTGATGTTTACACTGTTGGCAATGGACCCGGCAGTCACAGTGCTCTGCACAGTTTAGTGGCCAGTCTCAAACAGGAGATGAACAAGCAGAAGACCGAGTACGAGGCCAGGATAAAGAG CTTGGAGCAGCGTAACTTGGAGCTGGAGACGGAGATGGTCAGCCTCAATGAAGAGCTGGACCAGGAGAGAAAGAAGTACACCATGGCGGAGATCAAGCTGCGCAACGCCGAGCGTGCCAAGGACGACGCTGAGCGGCGGAATCAGATGCTGCAGAAAGAGATGGAGCAGTTTTTCTCCACGTTTAGTGACCTCACTGCGACTGGCAACACCACAGCCACCGACCCCCGCCGACCAGATCGTAACAACACCATCTGGATAAAGTGA